The genomic stretch CTGCTATAAATCCACCATTATGTTCACATATATTTTGCCATATACTCTACGATCCCAAGCTTGTGAACAAAGTACCCTTGTGAAACTGAAGGGCACTTTGTCCCCAGTGGCTGCAGTGAAGTCGTCTTATAATCCTTTGAGTAGGCTTTACCCTAGAATCTGTAACATTTCTGCAAATATTTGATGGCATCCAGCCACAATGTAATGGGTTAGGTCAGGTATGGATGATGGAGAGCATGTATTACTTTTCCTCCCATATCTCTCTGCATGGAGAGTTTCTCATTGTGTTTATGTTGAACATTCCTGTGTTTTCCAAGGCAAGGAAACATTGATCTTATAGGATGAGTTATGATGATATCCATCCCCATGAGGACAGCTTGTACTACATGAACAGCACTTTTCTCAGAGAACACTGCAAACCACAGCTTCACTCCTTAAGAAAGCCCTCATGTCCATGAATCAGTGAATCAGAATCCTACGGCCTGCAGCCAGGAGCTAATGCTAGCTCTGTTTGTGCAGTGTAAGCAGAAAATAGACATGGGGCTTATTAAAGATTCTCTGTGACTTCATCTTTCAGAGTTTCTGTTAGGCCTGAGGCTTAACCTGCTCTTGAGGAAGGGACTGAGACATGAAAGAAATATGGGTGATTACTTCTGGGATGCTGGAAAAGGGAAAAGGCCCTTGGTGTAAGGCTAAAGTTTCAGTACTAAGAGAAGTCTTTTTGATCTTTCCATGGGTCTTCAGAAGAAAGGTGTTACTTCAGCTAAATCTATCAAACTTTCTTAAAGCAGGGTCATTTGGGATTTAAATTCATATTGCAGATGTTATTACTGATGTTTTATAATGTCCTGTGGCAGTTTAATTTATAGATGGGTAATATGTGAAGAATAATAAGATAATATCACGATAACAAGATGTGTTTGCCCACAACTAGTAAGtaattatttagtatttatttattcagtaattGGCCTTAGTGGAAAATACTTATTCActtgtttcttcttttttctgacCTGTTCTGAAGTGACAGTATATAACTGCAGTGTTAGAACTGTAAAACACAAATTCACTTTTTTTATCTTATTTCTCACTTACTGCATCCCATATCAGGTAATAACATCAACCCCACAATAATAAAGTTTATTAGCACAGCAAACTTTTGTAGAAGTGGGTTAAAATTCTAATTCAGCTGAGCACAGATTAGTAAGAACACTAATGATTGTGGTTCAATTCCTTGCTCAGGTAAATAAATTAGTTAGACCCAATGACTAGGGTTCAGTTCCTTGCTTGGATGAAGCATAAAGCAGTGAGAACTGATGTTATCGTCAAAGTGAGATGCTGTAAATCTGTCTGTAAATCACACCATAACTGACCAGGACAGGtcagaaacagaaacaattaaataattattttacaacAATTCCGCTACAATATGATACAAGTGCAATTACAAAATAATTCTTTAAAATCAAATATGAAACGGCCATTATACTGCATTATAAACCATAGACAACCAATTTGTACCAAGTACTAATATTCTTTAGGAAATTATTGTATCCATCAGAATCATTGGTTTGATAGATTTCAAGAATTAAGGTTTTCCATCTGTAAGGTTTGCATTTTGACAATAAGAGGATTTGCTCCTGCAGTATCAATATTGCAGGGCATGGTAAATAAGAATAGAGAAGCATTTCTTTACTTAAGCATTTTGAAGATTGTATTTAGTGACTTAACTCTCTCTAGATACctgtttccatccatccatctttcATCTAGTTATCtgcccatccatccatcctgcTATCCTCTCATATATAAAATAACCTTTAGCCTCAGTAAGATAAAAAATtactttacttatttatttatttataaagaaatatgtaACATTCATCAAGAGCtattcaatttttattttaaacctgTTCTTCTGGTTTTCCCACAAATGTAGACCATAAGGGATTTCCCCCCCTCTGGGATACCCCTACACtatcagaaaaaaaactgtaaatgtgGTGGTACCAAATAGATAGGGAACcttattgtaccttattctattataacttTAATTCTTTGTCTTGTtgctatatgtttaattattttgtgtAGATCTTGGGACTTGACACTGATTCCTGCTTCTTCCGCTTCACACATGTTCTGCAGCTCATGCATAATTTATAGAACCACGTAAATAAATCAGCAAGCTAAAATTAGTATTCGTATAAGCTGGCATACCATATTCAGTGCATAGTCACAAATACATTCCACAATACTTCTTCACAGGAgcattttctcttgttttccCGACAGCACAGAGCTTTAGTTGCCAGATATATTTCCATATTTGTGAGCATCAGAAGAATATGTTGGAGGAATATGATACTATGAAAAATAAGCCAGATTTGTAATACAAACTTAATTTCCAGAGAAAGCTGTGAGtttgtgtaaaatgcaattaaaaagaATCTTTGCTTTATTCTTTCTCTTGAAAAATTTTCAAGtgacaaatgtacaaagaaaatatttccagtgTATTCACTGGGCAActtgtgttttctaaatatgaacaaatttataatttattctTGATACAAGATTTCAGCACTGCTCAGCAAACCGTGGTCACCTTTGTCTGATACtctttttttaaagcactgtacTGCACCTGACCATAatagatctggactgcaggcaagCACATGCACTGTTTacaaagccatgctgttgtagcaTATGCAGAATGACCTAGTCTttctgaaataaccatggactttctTAGAAAATGTTTCCTTGATGGCAACAAATTTATCCTCTTGTGCAACTCGAATCTcttactgtctctctgacatatctgcatggatgaaggaacatcacctccaattgaatttatccaaaactgaactgctggtcctcccagccaagcaagctattctccacaacatcagcattaGTATGATAGTATGATATgatagagtccctatcagtggctcccaccaaggttgtaagaaacctgggtgtcatggttgatgaccaactgaccttcgcagatcacgttaccgctgtagctcgatcatgctgcttctccctattcaacataaggaagattaggccatacctaactcaacatgcaacacagctccttgttcagacgttagtaatctcctgtcttgactattgcaacgccctcctgacaggtcttccggcctgtgctgtgagaacgctacagatgatccagaatgctgcagcacacctggttttcaaccagcctaaaagagcacatgtcacacccctattagtttagctgcattggctacccttagctgctcgcatcaaatttaaatcactaatgatggccttcagagcattcactggttctgctcccatctacctcaatagactcttaaaaccatatgttagcgtcctccctctccgttcctcaaaggagcgccaactaacacgaccaaccccccgtataggtcagtcgaggctattctcatctctggtaccacgctggtggaacgagcttccaagcactatcagagcaacagaaaccctctctgcattcaagaaatccttgaaaacccagctcttccgagagtatttcttgcactgaaagtctttctttaatgcacttattacttcctggcatattgcacttaatgtaaggtattttgtataatttgtgctgtagtttgaatgttagatcctcttttgtaagtcactttggataaaagcgtctgccaaatgcataaatgtaaatgtaaatgtcttgAATCTCAAAAGAACACATGTCCATGACCTTTAAACAACTGAAGGATGGACTGTCAGACTGTCTCTGACCTTGGGCCCATAGAACTTGGAAGGGTTTCTGCACAGGATTCATGTAGTGCAGTCTCCTTACATAACAGTGTATTTGTTTTGGGCTTTTCATAGTACTTCAGAACCCATGGCTACATTTATCAAAGTACATTTTCACCTGCAGTGCTTAAAGGTCTTGCACATTCAACAGCAGTTTCAGGCCTTGCCCCAAATTAACTTTCTTCAAATTTCATGACTCTTTGCAATactgaattaataaatatgCTTTTAAACTGTAGGATGATTCTCTCACAATTATTGGCCAAAGTTGTCTGCTTTCAAAATTCACCTGCTTATAGTGGGATGTTTCAAAACGCTGTAACTTGTAACTTCTGTACAATCATTCTTATTCTGCCTATGTCTCAACATTTCTAGCGTGTTGCAAGCAtcacttttaaaatataaaacaagcaaacaaatgtattcataattaaaatatacaaacacatttgacagcgcacatatattttaatttttatttatgtcaatTAGGATAAAaaaggattttttaaaaatctttactTTACGTTTTTCTTTACAGGGCACTGACGGGACGAAAAAAGCTTGGTCTGCGGGGCTGCAGCTGGATGGTGTCTATAGCTGCTGTGGATTTATCGGAATATAGCGCCCTCTATTGATTCAAATGAAATTcatctaaataaaatattattcccCCCACgaacattattttacattaactAAAACTGTATCTACTTCAATTAAACCTGTTTGTAACAACCGCCTCAACGGTAAAAGGCAAGTCTGAGTATTGTCGACAAGGTAAACACTGACCGCTACTCTGCAGAGGCATGTTGGAATAGTTTAAGTAACAGCGAGGAATAGGTATGATGTGATACAATACAGCGTAGCATATTTATGCTTCTGATTATTTGCCGATTTTATAATAGACAGTGTATATTCTCTAGTCAAATACACTTTTAAAAGATAGATTGAATTTAGCGCTGTCCAGTTTTTATATGACTAAATGGGTGCAGTGTGAAGGTGAAGTGTTGTCGGCCGGTTGCTGTTGGTACAGTCCACTGAGAGAAGATGGCGCTCCGGGTTTTAAGCTGCTGTTCTCGTTTGGTCCTTCAGCATGAACTCGCCCTTCTCCGCGGACAAATACAGGCGGACTGCTTTAAATGCAGAGCTGGAGGTGTGTTCCcaatatttaacagtgttatCCCggtcttgtttgttttaaattctCAAAAAGTCTCGTACTAAAGCTTAGCAATCAAGTCTGGAGCTTCTGTGGAAAACGAGTACAGTTGTTAAATTGTTTCACTATTTAAGAAGAACTATTGGGACAATTCTTAAATTGTTCTCTATATGTTCATTATGTCCATTAAAATACCCAAGGGGGACAGAATCTACATAGTTCATATTTACTACAAATAAAGTAGCTACCAATATGGTCCCCAGGTTCCCTCCAGCAGGGACAGTTCTAATACTCATGTCATGCTGTACAATGGCCTACTGACAGTTAAAAGAAGTGAAATCTACGTTGCCCAGCGTATATATATTCTGCACACCTTAGTTTGACCAgcccactgaccatataggtgcacttgTTTGATCTATCATATACAGACCTCTGTGTACAGAGTTTGCCCCATCATCCTGCtcttaaatggtcaggacctccataTTGCAGGTATTATTTGTTTGGTGGGTTGTTCacagtgctgcaatgacactgagatGATGACATAGTAGTGTGTGttactggtacaagtggatcagacacagcattgatGCTGGACTCTTTAATGCTTAGTGTAGAAAAGATTAGTGTAGAATTAGTGCATATTCTTTTTGAGAGGtgcaatatttttcaaaaaacaatgCACCATCATATTTATTGACTCAAGGAATTTCCAAGCTACCTGTATACCTCTAAATTTTACAGGTAATAGTTTTGTTTGTTAtctaatatttataaacataattGCACATATAAGTTCATAAAATggataacaacaacaataaacacagtAGTAGACAAATTAACAATAAAATCATTCTAGCTCTTAATATTAACAATTTGAATAAATGATATTATTTAGTTTTTGAATAATTAATGCTGAATGCCTTAGGTTATTAAATAATGATGTCAGTTAATTTATTCCACATTTAGGAAGGGCTGTACCACAAGTGCACTCTGTAACCATTGTGGACCTTGTTATAATTAATGTGAATATTACTTTGGTCATTTATCTGCCCTTTTTCAAAATAGGCCAGCACAAAGACCACAGCAGTATGCATTTAACTTCACTGCTCCAGTTCAGTTGTGCTTACATATGATTCATTTCAGCCAAACGCCATTTGCTGTCAGAGGACGTGGTGAAGCTACAAGATTTCCAGCAGAGGAAACTTGCTGTGGCTCATCAAGTGTCTGGATCAAAATGTATGTTAATCAATAGTCAGTCTATATATGCTGATTAACCATGTACAATACTTGGAATGCTCAAACATATCCAGTCTGTCCTTTTAAACTGTCAGGTCATTATTTTGATGCAATAAATCAGAAATTGGAAAAGAATGAGTTGATCCTGAAGGATGAACTGAAGCTGCTTCTCCATCTCTGCCAGACACACGAGGACATGGTTACGGCTAGAGATGCAATCTATCGGTAGGCTAAAGTCtcactttatttatattaaaaaaaaaatcaccaacTGTGTTTTATTACACAGCCAGCATGCGTAGTGGTGTTCAGTTGGATTTACTGCATTACAATGTGTGAAGTGTTAAATGaagatatttaatttattcttttaatCACTATTGTTGCATTGAGACTTTGTGTTATAATATTATGAAACATACTGTGTTTTCAGAAAATGGTTAAATATTGATATCGCCCATACCTACTTTGATAGCAGATAAGCTGTAGACTGAAAGTTATGAAAGAAATTCCAAAGGATATTATATTTCTTCCTCCGGCCTTATAATATTAAGCATATCATCCTTGTTGTTTTATAACAGAATTAATCTGCCATTATCCTGCACAGGTACCACAAAGAAAATCAGAATGTAGCATTTGGAGAGTTCAAGTTTGGACCTTTGTTTATGAGACTGTGCTATGAGCTGGGTCTGGAGGACATGGCAGTCACTACACTAACTGATCAGGTaaaataacatatattaatacacCAATTCTCAAGACAAGAGGTTagtaatattttacagtgatgATTTAAGTTTATGAGAATTTTTTTCTCATCTATTTGATTTGTTTCTCCTTATCTACGTTTATGACTTTTGTAAAGATTTGATGACATTTAGGTCAATTGTGTGCAGAAACTTAGAAACTTTTAACAGGGTTCACAAACATTTAAGCACCACTATAGCATAATGTTGATATACTGCATAAACTGTGTTAGTGTATTTATTTCTTCTCCATCGTGCCATAGTCATTTATTGTGTAATTTTATGTTGTTCATGAATTTCAGTACTCTGTTTTTGCATTTGCAGTATATCTGCAATCTCAGGCATCTCACAAGCTGTGAGGAATATCTCTGGGAATTAGCAACTTTGTAACACTTGCACTTATTAAAATAGGAcagtatacatttttatacaggTTTACAGGTGACATTGATTTTTCGGCAACCCTGCTGTAACTAATACTATAGCAAAAGCACTGTGGCTATTGTCTGTGAATGTTCACACGTATGCAAAATATCTTGGCATCATTTTTGATCCTGCCTTTACTTTTGAGAAGCAAATCAATAGTGTTGTACACAGCAGTTTTTACCATCTGAGAAACCTTGCAAAACTTAAGCATATCCTTTATAAAAAAGATCTGGAAATTGTCATTCACGtcattgtcatttattttaattatgccTATTACTTAGTTCTGTTTTAGAGTAGGATATCTCACCTTGTCTCAGTTTATAATTTATTCTTCAGTTGGTTGTCTTACTGTACAGCACTTTGGCTGACATttgttgtcttttaaatgtgctatataaataaacttgtctTGTTTATGTCGGTTGTCATGAAAAGATTCTTGTCGTGTCAAGTAGCTATATGGTTAATTACCTACAgcttaatgtttatttttttaattcattgacAACTTTATTAATGTAAGTCctggttttatttctttttctcttagACACTAAAGGGATTCTTTTCAGATTGTACATCTTTCAACATTGCCATTGATATGCTTTTCACCAAAGAATATTATGAAGGTATCGTCTTTGTTTCTTAATTTACAAAGTCAAATAttgctgttgttattgttatgttGTAAATAAAGGACATATTAAGATTATAATTCTATTGTGTTCACACTTAACATTTTTAGATCAAACTTGTTCTGTCAGGCTCGTGTATGTACATAGGACAGCTATAGCAATAATTTTTCAGACTTGCTCTTGGTCGGCCTGGAATGTCTGTTGCCAAGGTCACTGAGTGGTCCTGAAAtgaatgtgtgtctttgttgttACAGGTGCGCTGGAAGTGGTGGGAGAGATGAAAAGCCAAGGTGTACCGTTCAACAAGGACACCTTCACAGTGGCCTTCGCTACCTGCTATAAACTAGTATGAGTCACTGCAtgaaatgaaccagtttattctaCATAGAATGGGTCCCCCGCGTGTGGCCATGATTTAAAACAGAATTAAATAGAAATTGGTGTCAGTATAAAGCTATTCCTCTTGTAATGGAACAGCTTCTTTTACTTTTTATGTGACTGAAACTTTTGGATTATAATCAACTGCCTGCTGATTCTCTTTAAGTTGAAGAAAATAAATCTTGTGCTTCATGAGTGTGGAATGTGTACAAGTCTGTAAATTAATAtagtttattatataatagCACTTCGTGAAAATACTAGTGTGTCATGTGTAGGACACTACTGACAGGATTCCGTAACGTTCTGCGTATTGTCTTTGATAGAACACTCCTAAATCGTATCGTATCTGCTTGGCTCTGATGGAAGAGGGCCAGACTAAAGGGGCTCTCATCCCCAGACACGCTTATTGCTGTGCAGTTGCCCTTGCTCTCAAACAAGTAAGTGTTTGATTTCATTTGTAACCAACTGATATACCCTATTAACCTGATGTCATTGTTTTGCAAATGTTAGGTTGCTGGATGCAAATagacaaaacacattttcagtttcCATTATCTGAGATATAACAGTATTTTATGAAGACATACTGAACAAGAGGCagcaaataatatattaaaacctTAGATTAAACATGTGTGCTGCAATACATGTATACAATAATTATATCCTGGTAATCAATCTTCAGTTAAGAAAAAGATGCCATTCTTTTTTAGTCATCCATCAGCAGCTactgtttgcttctttttcccCTAAGGTTGTGAAATGAGTACATGCCTTTGGTGTAGTCGTGCCAATTTTATGCGTTTACAAACGACAAATGATtcaagatttttttgttttgttcttttttcacCATTGCAGAAGCCAGTCCATTGTTCTAAAACATGagtattttcagtgtttgaatAGACAGACTCTGTCTGTTTCCTTCTAATGTTAATGTATGCTTAACACCCACATCCTTTAAGGCCCATAGTTTTGAAATGCCTTTTCATAGTGGAAgaattataaatacattttattcatatCTGAAGGGTCTTACAGGTTGTTATGAAtcatgtttgtttctgtgtctaTCAGGAGTTTTGGAAGCCCTTTTTGTGGGATATTTTTTGGTTGTTCTTTTTGTCATTATCATATCAATTCTCctcagaaatgttttaaattatttcttttACTTTAACATGAAGAGTGGTTGAATCAAACGATTTAATATGGCCAGTGAAATCATTTTGCACACTTCTGCAGGTATAGATGGGATGATTGCACTGGCCATATTAAATAGCTTGAGACATGTAACAGTGATTTTGAACACTTTAAATTATGTCTgagataaatatttattttgttaacaaAATTAATTTGTGAAAATTAATTGACTGCAGATTTTAAGGATTGTTATGTAAGTTAAACTGAAATGATGTTTAACAAGGCAGCTACTCTGTTTCCATTCAGAGTAAACTTCAAtagactgaataggcttttaaCTTACTAAAACAAACCATGGACTACaactagagctggacgatatggccaaaatttataccacaatatatttcttaattccgGTCAATGTGAtttaattccgatatcgatatgaacaattaAAAAGCCACAGAATAACTGCCAAGAAGTGAAAGCAACATGACCTcagcataaaaaaaatcttggctttgccaatattaatatttttaaactaactttacaaTGAGTGTGATGAACTAATGAcaatcagtcagtgacagatactgtaaataatgtggtattcaaatatttaaaatgtgtataaaaatcatattgttattgaaacattttatattgcatcatatattgatatttaattattgtcaGCCTTAACTACAACTGTATTTACACTgttatgttgtttttaatgcagaACGACACTGAGCAAGCGCACCTTATCTACTCTCAGATCATGAACACAGACAGCAGATTATGCCAGAGCCTGAGGGTAAGTTacgctgtttgtgtttgtatttaagtGAAACCAAGACaatgttttcactttttttatgCCTTTTGTGTTTCTAGGTGCTGATGTTGGTTAAGGCAGGGTCAATGAAGGATGCAGTTGGGGTCCTCATGGCAGCTCTATTGTGCAAGAGTTCGATGTTTGTAAGGAAGCTGGAATTCTCACAAGAAGTGGTGAGATACTTTACCAGCAAAGCCACAGTGTCTGCACCCACACACCAGCTGTTAATTTGAAAGGCACCTCTACACTGTTGATATATCCAAATCTCTTTGTTCACATAGAATAAGCGCAATAAAATAGCTTCCTCTATCCAGATGAAGTGAAGTATTTGTTGTTGTGAGGGCTTCGTTGTTGTTTTTCCTTTACTTTTACTTATGCTTTTGCAAagtttttggtaaataaatgcatttatagcatgttatattttaaaattcatgGGAACTTATGGAGAGATTGTAAGGACTGAATTTctgctctctgttcatccagtgATGTAGGAAACCTCAGATGTGAACATATTCTGATTCCTGCAGTTATCTTATAATAAAGTTAGATTTGTTTTACATCGGATTAAATAATTTGAGATAACAGGAACTCTGATTTGGATTATAGAtcacttgtgtttattgttgctgacacctttctttctctcttccctgTGTTTTCAGGTTGATGCACTGAGGGAGAGAAGTGCAGATGGGCCATGGGAGGTACAGGTGGAGCAAGTGCTGAGGCGACTGCAGGAGGCAGGTCAGGTGACATCACAGAGCGTGGATGAGTTATTGTGCCACACCCCCTCTGTGAAGAGGAGACCTCTGAATATTCTGGATGAGGGCAGGAGGAGTTTCAACAGCCGAAGGACTATGAGACCTCTTCGGTCCAACTTGCTTTCAGATTGACTGCA from Hoplias malabaricus isolate fHopMal1 chromosome 2, fHopMal1.hap1, whole genome shotgun sequence encodes the following:
- the ptcd2 gene encoding pentatricopeptide repeat-containing protein 2, mitochondrial gives rise to the protein MALRVLSCCSRLVLQHELALLRGQIQADCFKCRAGAKRHLLSEDVVKLQDFQQRKLAVAHQVSGSKCHYFDAINQKLEKNELILKDELKLLLHLCQTHEDMVTARDAIYRYHKENQNVAFGEFKFGPLFMRLCYELGLEDMAVTTLTDQTLKGFFSDCTSFNIAIDMLFTKEYYEGALEVVGEMKSQGVPFNKDTFTVAFATCYKLNTPKSYRICLALMEEGQTKGALIPRHAYCCAVALALKQNDTEQAHLIYSQIMNTDSRLCQSLRVLMLVKAGSMKDAVGVLMAALLCKSSMFVRKLEFSQEVVDALRERSADGPWEVQVEQVLRRLQEAGQVTSQSVDELLCHTPSVKRRPLNILDEGRRSFNSRRTMRPLRSNLLSD